A window from Kluyveromyces lactis strain NRRL Y-1140 chromosome E complete sequence encodes these proteins:
- the CAP2 gene encoding F-actin-capping protein subunit beta (similar to uniprot|P13517 Saccharomyces cerevisiae YIL034C CAP2 Beta subunit of the capping protein (CP) heterodimer (Cap1p and Cap2p) which binds to the barbed ends of actin filaments preventing further polymerization localized predominantly to cortical actin patches), translating to MSVDEKYDAACELLYRLDPTKVKTHLQNLIALEPEIAEGLLSSIDIPLTIKKDTDANNKEFLCCDYNRDIDSHRSPWSNQYFPELSAEDLKESPFPSEPLRELEVACNNSFELYRDLYYEGGYTSTYLWDVDESTDFAGVILFKKAESDDSKWDSIHVISATHDEEGMEVTYNVTTTVILHLENLSKEQQLSLSGNLTRENSKTVKLQNVSTVEQLVPAHSSSLGSMIEDIESKLRSMLEIVYFEKTLDIYNVLRERNDDSTKLQKEQHSELIENFQKL from the coding sequence ATGTCTGTGGACGAGAAATATGATGCTGCTTGCGAGCTTTTATACAGATTGGATCCAACAAAGGTGAAAACCCATTTACAGAACCTTATTGCGTTGGAGCCTGAAATCGCAGAAGGATTACTTTCCTCAATTGATATCCCATTGACCATTAAGAAGGATACCGATGCTAACAACAAAGAATTCTTATGTTGCGACTACAACCGTGACATCGATTCTCATAGGTCACCGTGGTCTAACCAGTACTTCCCTGAATTGAGTGCcgaagatttgaaagaaagtcCTTTTCCCAGTGAGCCATTGAGAGAACTAGAAGTTGCATGCAACAATTCTTTCGAGTTGTATAGGGACCTATACTACGAGGGTGGTTACACTTCAACGTATCTCTGGGACGTTGATGAATCAACTGATTTCGCGGGAgtcattcttttcaagaaagcTGAATCAGATGATTCTAAATGGGACAGTATCCACGTCATATCTGCCACCCACGATGAAGAGGGTATGGAAGTCACATATAATGTCACTACAACGGTGATCTTGCACTTGGAAAACctatcaaaagaacaacaacTATCATTGTCCGGTAATCTAACTAGAGAAAATTCCAAGACCGTAAAATTGCAAAACGTATCTACTGTTGAACAGCTAGTACCCGCTCACTCTTCCAGCTTGGGATCTATgattgaagatattgaatcTAAGCTTAGATCAATGCTCGAAATCGTGTATTTCGAAAAGACGTTGGATATTTACAACGTGTTGAGAGAACGTAACGATGATTCTACCAAATTGCAAAAGGAGCAACACTCCGAATTAATTGAAAACTTCCAGAAATTataa
- the CKA1 gene encoding casein kinase 2 catalytic subunit CKA1 (similar to uniprot|P15790 Saccharomyces cerevisiae YIL035C CKA1 alpha subunit of protein kinase CK2), with translation MKSKVWSEARVYSDANEIRGQRYWDYENTSIEWKANNSQYEVECKVGRGKYSEVFQGVQLSTRNKIVIKMLKPVKKKKIKREITILANLSNEKNPPTAQPYDEAKYYTNRREEVLKYARDKVYDLPHNGHENIITLLDVVRDPISKTPALIFEHIDNTEFRRLYASFSDLDIRYYMFELLKALDYCHSMGIMHRDVKPHNVMIDHKQHKLRLIDWGLAEFYHPSMEYNVRVASRFFKGPELLVDYRMYDYSLDLWSFGAMLASMVFLKEPFFYGSSNTDQLVKIVRVLGSDDFERYLQKYQITLPDEFIDMDQYIRRPWQKFVNDSNKHLCGNDDIIDLIDNLLRYDHQERFSCKEAMAHPWFAPIRNNEYTL, from the coding sequence ATGAAATCGAAAGTGTGGAGTGAGGCAAGAGTCTATAGTGATGCCAACGAGATTCGTGGTCAAAGATACTGGGACTATGAAAATACATCAATAGAATGGAAGGCTAATAACTCACAGTACGAAGTTGAATGCAAAGTTGGCCGTGGTAAATATAGTGAAGTTTTCCAAGGCGTACAGTTATCCACGAGAAATAAGATTGTCATTAAGATGCTAAAACCtgtgaagaagaagaagattaagAGAGAAATTACCATACTTGCAAACCTCTCGAATGAGAAGAATCCGCCAACTGCGCAACCTTACGATGAGGCAAAATATTACACAAacagaagagaagaagtacTGAAATATGCGAGAGATAAAGTATATGACTTACCTCATAACGGGCATGAGAATATTATAACATTGTTAGATGTGGTCAGAGATCCCATATCCAAGACACCTGCATTGATTTTTGAACATATCGACAATACGGAATTCCGTAGGTTGTATGCTTCATTTTCGGATCTTGATATTCGTTATTATATGTTCGAGcttttgaaagctttggACTACTGCCATTCGATGGGTATTATGCATAGAGACGTCAAACCACACAATGTAATGATTGACCATAAGCAACACAAATTGAGACTAATCGATTGGGGTTTGGCTGAATTTTATCATCCATCGATGGAATACAATGTCCGCGTTGCGTCAAGATTTTTCAAGGGCCCAGAACTTCTAGTTGATTATAGAATGTACGATTACTCGCTAGACTTATGGTCATTTGGAGCAATGTTAGCATCAATGGTTTTTCTGAAAGAGCCTTTCTTCTATGGGTCGAGTAATACTGACCAGCTAGTCAAGATTGTACGCGTCTTGGGTAGTGATGATTTCGAAAGATATTTACAGAAATATCAGATAACACTCCCAGATGAGTTTATTGATATGGATCAATACATCAGAAGACCATGGCAGAAATTCGTCAATGATTCCAACAAGCACCTATGTGGAAAcgatgatatcattgatttAATCGataatcttcttcgttACGAccatcaagaaagattttcTTGTAAAGAAGCTATGGCTCATCCATGGTTTGCTCCAATTAGAAACAACGAATACACATTATAA
- the CST6 gene encoding Cst6p (weakly similar to uniprot|P40535 Saccharomyces cerevisiae YIL036W CST6 Basic leucine zipper (bZIP) transcription factor of the ATF/CREB family activates transcription of genes involved in utilization of non-optimal carbon sources), with protein MEADGSESLIKSEMDSGRNMNNSNNNALGAVGVSIPFPEDLLGVPQDSLNGAGAGPASQGVPNYPQAGIPGAAPSSSGVSPATGNVNANGHRDSSGQTPVQGGQISQNVNYHPAGIQGSAAELNFGNGPSLAEETSKYIHSRMANQNFAMFPSYMQTHSLMDPSIQESLSPFFQPFGVDASHFPMTNPPIFQSALATDSFNPRRRRISISNGQIGQLGEDEDNVESIYYSQPPPMPPLRPNQMQNNNTRVKVEINGEDSLGLNQNNGSDNNKQSSTNLFPSRLSFQELQEESKVLDNVIDPSNPRVSNGGNQRQSVAMSKQMSETSSIKSSNSAMSTEKHVLPGTAAWKRARLLERNRIAASKCRQRKKIAQEQLQKDATVLRNSNRIMKTKLEYYQKLVSKFKRYIELHMQSCGGNNDGLTIIEDMLKIDHDLHQDEHGNLVNSNKN; from the coding sequence ATGGAAGCTGATGGCAGTGAGTCCTTAATTAAGAGTGAAATGGACTCCGGTAGAAACATGAATAACAGTAACAATAACGCCCTGGGGGCGGTTGGAGTATCTATACCTTTTCCGGAAGATCTTTTGGGTGTACCACAAGATTCCTTGAACGGTGCTGGGGCGGGCCCAGCATCCCAAGGTGTGCCTAATTACCCTCAGGCAGGAATTCCTGGTGCTGCACCATCGTCATCTGGAGTGTCCCCAGCTACAGGTAATGTGAATGCCAACGGACATCGTGATTCTAGCGGACAAACACCTGTACAAGGTGGACAAATTTCACAAAACGTGAACTATCATCCTGCCGGGATACAAGGATCTGCAGCTGAGCTGAACTTCGGAAATGGTCCCTCTCTggcagaagaaacttcGAAATATATTCACAGCAGAATGGCAAATCAGAACTTTGCCATGTTCCCATCATACATGCAGACCCATAGTTTAATGGACCCTTCTATCCAGGAATCACTATCTCCTTTCTTCCAACCGTTCGGGGTTGACGCGTCACATTTTCCAATGACCAACCCACCTATCTTCCAGAGTGCATTGGCAACGGATTCGTTTAACCcaagacgaagaagaatatctATCTCAAACGGTCAAATCGGACAGTTaggtgaagatgaagataatGTAGAATCTATTTATTACAGTCAACCCCCACCAATGCCTCCACTACGTCCAAACCAAATGCAAAATAACAATACAAGAGTCAAAGTTGAGATAAATGGTGAGGATTCCTTAGGtttgaatcaaaataaCGGTTCTGACAATAATAAACAATCTTCTACAAACCTTTTCCCTTCAAGGCTAAGTTTCCAAGAACtacaagaagaatctaAAGTTTTGGACAACGTTATTGATCCATCGAACCCCCGTGTTAGTAACGGTGGTAACCAGAGGCAATCGGTAGCAATGTCAAAACAAATGAGCGAAACTTCATCTATCAAATCGAGTAATTCGGCTATGTCCACCGAAAAGCATGTTTTGCCCGGAACAGCAGCCTGGAAAAGAGCGAGACtattggaaagaaatcGTATTGCGGCATCTAAGTGTAGACAGCGGAAAAAGATCGCTCAAGAACAACTACAGAAGGACGCTACGGTTTTAAGAAACTCCAATAGGATTATGAAAACCAAATTAGAGTATTATCAGAAATTAgtttccaaattcaaaaggTACATAGAATTGCACATGCAATCATGTGGTGGAAACAATGATGGACTAACAATAATTGAAGACATGCTCAAAATTGATCATGATCTGCATCAAGACGAGCATGGCAATCTTGTGAATTCAAATAAGAATTGA
- the SPO73 gene encoding Spo73p (some similarities with uniprot|P40031 Saccharomyces cerevisiae YER046W SPO73 Meiosis-specific protein of unknown function required for spore wall formation during sporulation dispensible for both nuclear divisions during meiosis) codes for MPDAIDQERVAEHQRGVCLFGYPFFSEKLLIPGIDPSRFLALIGNDQDGFKALPVMYTHGNQGNSNSKNLRKMIPLPLEETRSGTVSEHASRSRERSNGCADHVYRSNEEENWYVMMDNELADVDDQGWMYSWSFKAKHWKGKYGFVRKRVWVRLPSATPDLIRLGDLGSRHRVEKKATEVTGDSSSEDNWWDATDDLIMLLSQLRNCKLDRERFQFIDGVFHNLSKDDLVKLSTEPILSRVLGTFQFETSKEKFRNELKARISS; via the coding sequence ATGCCAGATGCAATTGATCAGGAACGTGTAGCGGAGCACCAGCGAGGAGTTTGTTTGTTTGGATATCCATTTTTCTCGGAAAAATTGCTTATTCCTGGCATTGACCCATCAAGATTCCTTGCGTTGATCGGTAACGATCAAGATGGGTTCAAGGCTTTGCCAGTCATGTATACCCATGGCAACCAGGGgaattccaattccaaaaatttgCGCAAAATGATTCCTTTGCCTTTAGAGGAGACAAGATCTGGTACTGTATCTGAGCACGCTTCACGCTCAAGAGAAAGATCCAATGGCTGTGCGGATCACGTTTATCGTtctaatgaagaagagaattGGTACGTAATGATGGATAACGAACTAGCTGATGTAGATGATCAAGGCTGGATGTATAGCTGGTCGTTCAAAGCAAAGCATTGGAAGGGCAAGTACGGGTTTGTAAGAAAAAGGGTATGGGTTAGATTACCATCAGCTACCCCGGATTTAATTCGATTAGGGGACTTGGGTTCAAGACATAGAGTAGAGAAAAAAGCAACAGAAGTGACCGGAGACAGTAGCTCAGAGGACAACTGGTGGGATGCCactgatgatttgattatgTTGTTAAGCCAATTGCGAAATTGTAAGCTAGATAGAGAACGTTTCCAGTTCATCGATGGCGTGTTTCAcaatttatccaaagaTGATTTGGTGAAATTAAGTACGGAACCTATCCTCTCCAGAGTGTTGGGAACGTTCCAATTTGAAACATCGAAGGAAAAGTTTCGTAATGAGTTAAAGGCTCGGATCTCTAGTTGA